One segment of Panulirus ornatus isolate Po-2019 chromosome 35, ASM3632096v1, whole genome shotgun sequence DNA contains the following:
- the LOC139760157 gene encoding ferritin-like, translated as MASAVRQNYHEDTEAAFNKHINMELYANYVFLSMSYHFDRDDVGLPGLSKFFKDYSDSELKNAQKLMKYQNQRGGRIVLQAIPTPSQQEWGSGLDGLRTALDLKKQVNKCLLELHEEASRKDDAHAVHFLDDNLLNEHVETIKKFGDMVTQLRRAGEADLGLYLFDKELL; from the exons ATGGCAAGTGCAGTTCGCCAAAACTACCATGAGGACACCGAGGCCGCTTTTAACAAGCATATTAACATGGAACTGTACGCCAACTATGTGTTCCTCTCCATG AGTTACCACTTTGATCGAGATGATGTAGGTCTTCCAGGGTTGTCCAAATTCTTCAAGGACTACAGTGACAGTGAGCTCAAAAATGCTCAGAAATTGATGAAG TACCAAAACCAGCGTGGGGGTCGCATTGTGCTGCAAGCCATACCTACACCTTCCCAGCAGGAGTGGGGCAGTGGACTTGATGGCCTCCGGACAGCCTTGGATCTCAAGAAACAAGTCAACAAG TGTCTCCTAGAACTTCATGAAGAGGCATCAAGAAAGGATGATGCCCATGCTGTCCATTTTCTTGATGATAATCTTCTAAATGAACATGTGGAAACTATAAAGAAATTTGGGGACATGGTAACTCAACTTCGGCGTGCTGGAGAGGCCGACTTAGGCTTGTATTTGTTTGATAAGGAGTTGTTGTAG